The following is a genomic window from Paenibacillus thiaminolyticus.
CCCGGATTCTATCTGCTTCTAAAAGACCATGAATGAACCCAACACCATCGAAATCAGCACCGCAACCATCATCCAAGGAAGCGTCTTTTTCAAAATATCGTTAATGTCGCTCTTCGTAAAATCCGCGACCCACACATTATGCGAGTTGGTCGGGTCGGATACGGCCTGCACGTTGCTGACGACGCGCAGCGCCAGCATCGCCGCGACCGGGGTCATACCCGCCGAGACGAACAGGGCGGCAATGCCGCTGCCCAGTCCCCATACGTTCAGCGGCCCGCGGTAGATGGCGAGCGGAGACAGCAGCGTGAAGAACAGAATGTACATCAGCGGGCTGGTTGGCAGCACCGCTTCAATCAACGGGCTGATCAGCGCCGACACCTGCGGCGCCATGACGGAATTCAACAGGATTCCGATGCCGATCATGAGCGCCATCGCGCCGGCGACGTCCTGAATCCCTTCCACCAGCGCGCTGGACAGGACATGAATCGGCCGCTTCGGCCAAGTCAGCAGTATCGTAACCAACGCGCCGATGACCACCGCCGGCACGATGTCGAGCTTGAATGCAAAGACGAGAATGACCGGCACAAGCGGGCTAATGAGGGCAAAGGCAGGAACTTTTTTGCCTTCTCCACCGGAAGCCGTCGGCATCGCCCATGCTTTGCGGCCTTTGCCGTCCCGCCGGATGTAGAAAATAATCATCGCCAACGAGACGAGAATGAGCGGCAGCGCGGCGACCAGCGTATAATCCGCAATCGTCTGAACCGAGAGGCCGAGCACATCGACATAGACTGCCCAGTTGGAGACGTTGAACAGCGCGCCGACGCCGACGGCGGAAATGACGACGATAGAGGCGACGAACTGGGAAATGCCCGCCGTCAGCATAATCGGAATGACGATCGTACCGACCAGGATGACCATGCCCAGTCCGCCGGCCGCCGAGAAAATAATAGATGCGGTTGCAAAAAACAAGACCGCAATCAACACCGGCTTGTCGCCTGCAAGCTCGGCCGCTTTCCGGATAATCGACTTGGTAATGCCGACTTTATTCAAGATTTGCCCGAACCAGGCCCCGAATATCAAGCCTGCGATGGCGCCGGACAGGCGCATTGAGCCGGATGACAGAATCGTCTTGGCAATCGTGGTCGCCTCGGGATCGTTCGACATCCACGGCACGCCGGCGATGACGGCGAACAGAATCGCCATCAAAGGCAGCGCAAGAATAGTCGGAAGCTTCCGGGTCATCATTAACCCGACGAACACAAGAAAGACAAGTAAAATGCCGATGGCTTGAACCCACATTAACGATGTCACGATGATTTCCCCTCTCGAATCAAGTTCTTATCATGGTTAGGTTCATCTATATTTCTAAATAAGCGCCTTGTGCTTTGAGTACGGATTGCACTTCCTTGATGTCCACATCCTGCACGCGGATGCCGTTCTTGGCGGCTACCGCAGCGGCTACGCCGCCGGCATGGCCGATCGCCCCTGTCGTCGGCGTCGTCCGCATCGCTGCCTGCGCCTCGAAGGTGGCCGAGATGCATCTGCCGATGACGATCAGGTTCTGTACGGAATCCGTGATCATGCAGGAGTAAGGAATGCTGT
Proteins encoded in this region:
- a CDS encoding citrate transporter gives rise to the protein MTSLMWVQAIGILLVFLVFVGLMMTRKLPTILALPLMAILFAVIAGVPWMSNDPEATTIAKTILSSGSMRLSGAIAGLIFGAWFGQILNKVGITKSIIRKAAELAGDKPVLIAVLFFATASIIFSAAGGLGMVILVGTIVIPIMLTAGISQFVASIVVISAVGVGALFNVSNWAVYVDVLGLSVQTIADYTLVAALPLILVSLAMIIFYIRRDGKGRKAWAMPTASGGEGKKVPAFALISPLVPVILVFAFKLDIVPAVVIGALVTILLTWPKRPIHVLSSALVEGIQDVAGAMALMIGIGILLNSVMAPQVSALISPLIEAVLPTSPLMYILFFTLLSPLAIYRGPLNVWGLGSGIAALFVSAGMTPVAAMLALRVVSNVQAVSDPTNSHNVWVADFTKSDINDILKKTLPWMMVAVLISMVLGSFMVF